From the genome of Chroicocephalus ridibundus chromosome 1, bChrRid1.1, whole genome shotgun sequence, one region includes:
- the SMKR1 gene encoding small lysine-rich protein 1 — protein MPLFKEMELISKRFFPKAAGHKLTCPNSRFVQAVKTSKPKRGKSKSSKKKVKKVEKEVDILSPAAMLNAYYICNSAAACLEFRGFAWPGSPRKRGKKGKKRAAGKQRTS, from the exons ATGCCACTTTTTAAGGAAATGGAGTTAATATCCAAGAGGTTCTTTCCCAAGGCTGCAGGACACAAACTGACCTGCCCAAATTCACGTTTCGTGCAA GCAGTTAAAACTAGCAAACCCAAGCGTGGCAAAAGCAAAAGCtccaaaaagaaagtaaagaaggtggagaaggaagtggatatCCTCAGCCCAGCTGCCATGCTCAACGCCTACTACATCTGCAACAGTGCCGCTGCCTGCCTGGAGTTTCGGGGCTTTGCCTGGCCTGGCTCCCCcagaaagagggggaagaaaggaaagaaacggGCGGCTGGAAAGCAAAGGACTTCATGA